One genomic window of Polyangium aurulentum includes the following:
- a CDS encoding sigma-54-dependent Fis family transcriptional regulator, with the protein MRAKDLRLTDLFAFDPRGGVMTFAGERVLIFDAVALGLLRKQLIDSFGFHAARAVLTRFGYSHGWRTAEALEGALPWADAREWRIAGGRLHRLKGLVTFEPVDASRRTGPEPFADAIWKDSYEAEQHLLHLGQATEPVCWTLTGFASGYLSRANGRTIYAIEEACRGRGDAACRMVGKELAAWGDAIKPHLAFYETDCLDESLKLVQKALRRAESRLQRAARTLAEADEDFVFGMVARSEAMRSVVAMARRVAKSSATVLIYGESGVGKERIARLLHDASPRTGGPLVALNCAAMPESLLESELFGHAKGAFSGAVADRPGLFEAARGGTLFLDEIGEVPTAMQAKLLRVLEEREVRRVGENRTRPIDVRIVAATHRDLAAAVREGRFRQDLYFRLRVVELNIPPLRERPDDVLPIARRVLTEAAAREGGAPKELGKGACRALFDYDWPGNVRELVNAIERAYILSEGPRVELGDLPPEIAGGEAPRHGGGGGGDDTRTLAEVERDHILATLSAVGDNRARAAERLGIGVATLYRKLDQYGAARRRG; encoded by the coding sequence ATGCGCGCGAAGGACCTGCGGCTGACCGACCTCTTCGCCTTCGACCCGCGGGGCGGGGTGATGACGTTCGCGGGCGAGCGCGTGCTCATCTTCGACGCGGTCGCGCTCGGCCTCTTGCGCAAGCAGCTCATCGACAGCTTCGGCTTCCACGCCGCGCGCGCGGTCCTGACCCGCTTCGGCTACAGCCACGGCTGGCGCACGGCCGAGGCGCTCGAGGGCGCGCTGCCCTGGGCCGACGCGCGCGAGTGGCGCATCGCGGGCGGGCGACTGCATCGCTTGAAGGGGCTCGTCACCTTCGAGCCCGTCGACGCGTCCCGACGCACGGGCCCCGAGCCCTTCGCCGACGCCATCTGGAAAGACTCGTACGAGGCCGAGCAGCACCTCTTGCACCTCGGCCAGGCGACCGAGCCCGTTTGCTGGACGCTCACGGGCTTCGCGAGCGGATACCTGAGCCGCGCCAATGGCCGGACGATCTACGCCATCGAGGAGGCCTGCCGCGGCCGGGGCGACGCGGCGTGCCGGATGGTCGGCAAGGAGCTCGCCGCGTGGGGCGACGCGATCAAGCCGCACCTTGCGTTTTACGAGACAGACTGCCTCGACGAGTCGCTGAAGCTCGTGCAGAAGGCGCTCCGCCGCGCCGAGAGCCGGCTGCAACGCGCGGCGCGCACGCTGGCAGAGGCGGACGAGGATTTCGTGTTCGGCATGGTGGCGCGGAGCGAGGCGATGCGGAGCGTCGTGGCCATGGCGCGGCGCGTGGCGAAATCGAGCGCGACCGTGCTCATTTACGGCGAGAGCGGGGTGGGCAAGGAGCGGATCGCGCGGCTCTTGCACGACGCATCGCCGCGCACGGGCGGGCCGCTCGTGGCCTTGAACTGCGCCGCGATGCCCGAGAGCCTGCTCGAGAGCGAGCTGTTCGGGCACGCGAAGGGCGCCTTCAGCGGCGCGGTGGCCGATCGGCCGGGGCTCTTCGAGGCGGCCCGCGGGGGCACGCTCTTCCTCGACGAGATTGGCGAGGTCCCGACGGCCATGCAGGCGAAGCTGTTGCGCGTGCTGGAGGAGCGCGAGGTGCGGCGCGTCGGCGAGAACCGGACCCGGCCCATCGACGTGCGCATCGTGGCCGCGACGCACCGGGATCTCGCCGCCGCCGTGCGCGAGGGCCGCTTCCGACAGGATCTCTATTTCCGGCTGCGCGTCGTCGAGCTGAACATCCCGCCCTTGCGCGAGCGGCCCGACGACGTCTTGCCCATCGCGCGGCGGGTGCTCACGGAGGCGGCGGCGCGCGAGGGCGGTGCGCCGAAGGAGCTGGGCAAGGGCGCGTGCCGGGCGCTCTTCGATTACGACTGGCCCGGCAACGTGCGCGAGCTGGTCAATGCAATCGAGCGCGCGTACATCCTGTCCGAGGGGCCGCGCGTGGAGCTCGGGGATCTGCCGCCCGAGATCGCGGGTGGAGAGGCGCCGCGCCACGGCGGCGGGGGAGGGGGCGACGATACGCGCACGCTCGCAGAGGTGGAGCGCGACCACATCCTCGCGACGCTCTCGGCCGTGGGGGACAACCGCGCGCGCGCGGCCGAGCGGCTCGGGATCGGGGTGGCGACGCTCTACCGCAAGCTCGACCAATATGGCGCCGCGCGGAGGCGTGGATAG